GCGGGTGACCGGGGCCGAGCTGCAGCGCCTGATCACCCACGTCTCGTTCGCCGCGAGCACCGAGGAGACGCGGCCGATCCTGAACGGCGTGCTCTGGCAGCTGCAGGACGGCGAGATGCGGATGGTGGCCACCAACGGGCACCGGCTGGCCAAGATGACGCTGCCGGTGGAGGCGGGGGCCGAGGCGCCGGCGGCCGACCTGATCGTGCACCCCCGGGCGCTGCAGCAGGTGCAGCGCCTGTTCGCCGGCGACGCGCAGGTGGAGGTGGCGCGCTCGGAGAACCACATCGGCTTCCGCTCGGAGACGGTGCAGGTGTACACGCGGCTCATCGAGGGGCCGTACCCCAACTACGAGCAGGTCATCCCCAAGGACAACGACAAGTTCATGGTGGCGGACAAGGGCGCGCTGAACAGCGCCATCCGCCGCATGGCCATCGTGGCCAGCGACCAGACGCACCGGATCCGCATGTCGCTGGGCGGGCCGTCGCTGAAGTTCAGCGTGGAGAGCCCGGACCTGGGCGCCGCGAACGAGGAGCTGGAGGTGGAGTACGACGGCGACCCGCTGGAGATCGGCTTCAACGCGCAGTACCTGCTGGAGCTGCTGCGCTACATGCCGACCGACGAGGTGAAGATGAGCTTCAAGGCCCCCGAGCGCGCCGCCACCATGCAGCCGCTGGGGAACGAGGACACGCCCGACTACCTGTGCCTGGTGATGCCGCTCCGGCTGCTGAGCTGAGCGGCGGTCCGGACGGACTCGACGGGGAAGAGCTGGACGGGAAGGACGGATCGCGGGGAGGGGCCGGGGCTTCTCCCCGCTAGCTGTTTCCGGGCGGGTTCGTGGACGATTTAGACAGGAGAGAGGGGGGAATGGACGGGCCGCGGCGCAACGATCCCTGCCCCTGCGGGAGCGGCAGGAAGTACAAGGCGTGCTGCATGGAGCGCGACCGGGCCGCCGGCCGGACGCTGCGCCTGGTGGGCGGCGGGCGCGTGCCCGGCGAGGAGCGGTGGAACCTGGCCGCCCGCGCCGCGGAGGCGTGGGATGCGGACGTGGTTCCGCTCCAGGGCACCTTCCGCGAGGACCCGGACGCCGCTCCCGCGATCCTCCTCGTTGGCGCGGCGGGGTTCGTCCTGGCCGCCGACGTGCTGGCCCAGCGGCCCGTGGACGTGGCCGGGCGCGCACGGGCCGTGTCCGAGGCCGTGCTGACCGCGGGGCGCACGGTGGGCGTGCTGCCGCCGGCGCTGCACGTGCGCGACGAGGCCCTGGTCGAAGCGCTGGCACCGGGGCTGGAGCCGCGCGGCATCGCGGTGGCGGCGGCGCCCATGCCGGAGCTGGACGAGGCGATTTTCAAGGCGCTGCGGCACATCGAGGAAGACGGCCCCGCGGCGTACATGTCGCGCCCCGACACCTGGCGCGAGACCGAGGCCACGCCAGAGGAGATCGCGGCCTTCCACGCCGCGGCCGCCGCGTTCCACCGCGCCGCGCCCTGGCTGCACGTGGACGACACCGTCGCGCTGGAGCTGACCTTCGACGACGGGCAGACGTTCATTGCCGCGGTGATGGGGGGCGCGGGGATCGACTTCGGGCTGTCGCTCTACTCGGATCCCGCCGACATCGAGGACCTGTACGAGAGCTTCGACGGGGAAGACCCGATGGAGACGGTGCGCCGGATGCGCGGGTTCACCGTCACCGTGAGCTTCGACCGCCGCTCGCACCTGTCGCGCGCCATGCAGCGCGAGGTGGCCCGGGCCGGGTGGGAGATCGACGGTCCCGGCGGGTATCCCGAGATCTACGGGATGCGCCTGCCGGGCTTTCGCGTGACGGCCGGGCACGTCCGCATGATGACGGGCGCGCTGGCGGCGGTGACGCGCGAGGTGTGCGGCGATGCGGCCGTCGAGGGGATCCGGGAGATCCTGGAGATGGCGGACGTGAGCATCGCGACGGTCGACGAGCTGGACGACGACGATCCCGGGCTCCCCTGGCCGGCGCTGGAGGTGGCGCACCCGATCGGGCCGGTGGGGCCGAACGCCGATCCCGGGGCCGCGCTGCGGAACATCTGGGCGAGCGGGCTGGACGCGTACGAGGAGCTGCGCGCGCACGAGCTGGCGCGGGTGGGGCGTTTCGAGGCGTGGCTGGCCGCGCGCGGGCTTTCGAAGGCCGCGCAGCGGCGGCACCTGCGCAACGCGCGGGTCTGGAGCGAGTACCTGGCCGGGATGGAGGTGTCCGCCGGGGCCGCCACCGAGTTCGACCTGCGCACGTACCTCTACGACTGGTTCCCGCGGAAGGAGACGCTGCCGAAGGACGTGGAGCGCGCGCTGGACGATTCGCTGCGCACGTTCTTCGGCTGGCTGGAGGCGGAGGAGGGGATCGGCTACCCGTGGGCGGCCGGGGTGCTGGCGGAGCGCGCCGACGTGGCGCTCGAGCGCGGCGCGGCGCCGGAGGGCGGGTTCTGGGACGACGAGGTGATGGACTGGCGGGGGATGCTGTGGGCCGACTTCGACCGGCGGGCGTTCCTGCACGACTCCGAGTTGCCGGGAACGCGGGACGGCTGGCCCACGCTGATGAACAACGAGGTCGCGAGGCTCCGCAACGAAGTGCAGCGGCGGTGGCTGGTCTGGTACGACGAGGCGGTGCGCGGCGGCGTGACGGAGCCGGAAGAGCTGCGCGACACCCTCGCCCTGCGGCAGCGCGGGTGGGAGAACACGCCGCACCCGCAACTGGGCGGACACACGCCGCGCCAGGTCGTCACCGAGTACGAGCGGCAGCCCGTGGAACCCGGGTTCGCGGATCTGTTCGGCAAGGAGCGGTGAGATACGATGGGCTCGCGCGCTGGCCGGCGCTGCCCTGTCGGCTGATGCCCACGCGACACGGAAAAGGCGCGGGAGATCCGGATCTCCCCGCGGCTTTTCCGTGTCTGTGCTACGCGCCTGCGGCCTGGGCGAACCCTTCTTCACCGTCCCTCAGCCGCTCGAGGATGAGCTCGGCGGCGGTGAGGTGGTCGCGGGCGAGGTTGTGGCCGGCGTCGAGCAACACGATCTCGGCGAGGCCGGGGGGAAGATCGGGAGCCAGCGCGGCGGGGTCTTCCGTGCCGTTCACCACCAGGACGGGGATGCCGCGCAGCGCCTGCAGCTCGGGGATGACGGGAACGTCGGTCTGGCGCTCGTGGTAGCCGGCCAGGTCGCCCCAGTGGAAGCGGAAGCTGGCCATCCGCGCGGGGGAGAAGAGCGCCATCAGCCGCACCCGATCGCGCAGCTCGGGCGGGATCCGCCGCGCGACGAACGGCAGCAGGTCCGCGCCGCGCGAAAGGCCGACGAGAACGACCGAATCCGCATTCCACGCCCGCAGGTAGTGCCGCAGCACCGCTTCGACATCCCGCGCCACGCGGTCGGGACGCTTGCGCAGCAGGAGATACGTGCGCGCCTTCAGCCCCACGCTGCTGATCCCGTGCTTCGCCAGCTCGCGTGCGAGGCCGCGGATGAGCATCGCCCAGTTCCCATCTCCCGTGAAGACGAAGGCGATGGTGCGCCCCGGCTCCGGTGCGCGCTCCTCCACCAGCGGCAGATGGCGCAGCGCGCGCGGCCGCTCGTCGCTCGCGCGGCGGAGCAGCTTCCGTGTGGCGTTCAGCAGCCTGGTGAGGCGCACTCGCGCTCCGGATTCATGGTGACCGAGCGCGAGGGCGAAGAGCAGGCGGCGTACCATCCTCTGCATGTCCGCTCTTCCAAGGGACTTCAACAGAGAAGTGTCACACGGAGGGAACGGAGTTAACGGAGAACTCACCCGGAGCCCGGCATTTCCGTTGAGCTGAATGGAAGTGCGCCGGCTGGCCCCTCACCGGTGGCTGAAGCCGCAGCAACAACTACGGGAAGCCTCGCAAACCGCGCGAGGCTGTTCGGCTCGGCAACCGGTTCCGACTCCGGAGGACGCCTCCTTTCATCCATCGTGGTCGCGCGAAGCGCGGTGTTCGCCTCAGGAGAACAGCCGGATCAGCGCCGCCATCCATCGCGGCCGCCGCCGGCCCGCGAACCGCAGCGGACGCACCGGCCCGCGGCCTGGGATGCGGACGCCGGCCTCGGCGAGACAGCGGTCGCGCGCCGAAAGGGTCTGGTCATCCAGTGGAAGCGTCACCTGAGGCATCATCGTCTCCGGCATCATCATCCCCCCGAGTCCGTGTTTTTCCGTCACGGAGAGAAGCTTCGCGCAGGCGGATCGGGCCGTCAAGTGATTGCGAGTTGAGCGCAGCAAACAGGCCACCGGCCGGACACGAGTCCGGCAAGTGGCCTGTTCTTGATGCTGTCCGCAGCCGCTCAGTCCGCCGCGGGGACGTGGATGTCGAAGTCGTCGGCGGCGATGGCTACGCGGTCGTTCACCTTGCGGCGCAACGCCATGATGGTGTTGGGCGCGCGCGGCTGATAGACGCGGTTCGAGAGAAGCACCGTCCACGTGTGGCGCTCGGGGTCGATCCAGATGGAGGTGCCCGTGAAGCCGGTGTGGCCGAACGAGTCCTTCGACGCCCTGGCCCCGAACCCGCCGCTGCCGTTGGGGCCCGGCGTGTCCCATCCCAGCGCGCGCGTCTCCACCTGGCGCCCGGCGAACATCCGCACCGTCTCCTCGCGGAAGATGCGGACGCCGTCCAGCTCGCCGCCGTTGGCCATCATCGCGGCGAAGCGACCCAGGTCGTGCGCGGTGGAGAAGAGCCCCGCGTTTCCCGCCACGCCGCCCAGGCGCCGGGCGATGGGGTCGTGCACCAGCCCCTGCACCGGCGCGTCGTTCTCGTCGCGCAGCGTGGGGGCGCAGGTCTGGCACCCCTCGCCGGGAAGGTACGTGGTCCTGCGCATCTTCAGCGGGCCGTACACGCGCCGGTCCAGCAGCCCGTACAGCGGCTCGCCCGCGGCGCGCTGGGCGGCGGCGAAGAGCACGTTCATCCCCACGTCGCTGTACACCACCGCCTCGCCGGGCGCGTGCACCAGCGGCGTGCGCAGGAGCTGCTTCCAGTTGCCCTCCGGCGTGCCCGCGTCCAGCTCCACGCCCGCCGGGAGCCCGGACGAGTGCGTGAGCAGCTGGCGGATGGTGACGCGGTCCCGGGCGCCGCCGCCGAACTCGGGGAGATAGCGGATGACGGGCGCGTCGAGGTCCATCTTCCCGTCCTCCACCAGCAGCATCACCGCCGGCGTGGTGGCAACGACCTTGGTGAGCGAGGCCAGGTCGTACACGGTGCGGTCCGGGTCCACCCGCGCAGCCGACGAGCTCCAGCCGATGCGGCCGATTCCGCGCTCCAGCACCGGCTGGTCCTCGCGCCCCACGGCCAGCGCGGCGCCGGGAAAGGCACCGGCGTTCACCTGCGCCAGCACGGCGGCCTCGGCCTGGCTCAGCGGGGCCAGCTCCAGCTTGCGCGTCTTCTTCGCCTGGTGCGCAGCCGCGACGTCGGAGCGCGGCGCCGTGGCGGTTGCGGCCAGGCTGCGCGTGACGGCGGCCGCGTCCACGGAAGCGGCCGCGCGGGTGCTTCCCGCGATGGCGGCGCCGTACACCAGCGTAGCCACGGTGGTGGCGATCAGCAGTGACTTCGCGTCTGCCTGACGACGGTGTCCGTTCATCGCCCTTCCTCCTCCTGCGCTCGTTTCCATCTCCCGGAGCGGGCGCGCCGATCCGGGAGCAATTCCATCTGTAACGTGTTGTGGTTGCACAGCTTACAATCTGAGTACACGAAATGTAGCAGAAGGTCCCCTCGCGCTGTACCCTGCGTCGGGGATCTTCACCCGGCGCTAATCTTGGTCGGACGCCGATTCAGAACGGAGGAAAGCTCTCACGGAGGCGCGGAGGACACGGGAGAAGCGAATCAGTTCTCCGTGGCCATCCCGTCTTCTGCGAGAGCCTTCTGGATTCAGGCAGTGCGGAAGGAGCTGATACCGAATCCGGCGGAAGAATCAGCGCACCTCGCCGAATCACGTGCTGCGGAAATGTTAGATCCTTCGGCCTGCAACCTCTTGTGTAGACACTGGTTGCGGTGTGGTCGGCCTCAGGATGACGTCGGGTTGATGCGGCGAGGATGCACGAACTGAATTCCCGGATTCGGCATGAGTGCCTGGACTCTGCTGACGTGCTTGGACCGGCTATGGATCCTTCGGCCTGCAAATGCTTGCGCGGGAACAGGTTTCCTCGAGGCCGGCCTCAGGATGACGTCTCGAGAGAGCAATCGGAAGGTCAGGTCTCGCCGCTGAGGAGGGACTTGAGGGTGTCGCGGTAGCCGCGGGTGGAGGTGACCTCGGCGCCGTTCTGCATG
The DNA window shown above is from Longimicrobium sp. and carries:
- the dnaN gene encoding DNA polymerase III subunit beta, which translates into the protein MRFTITRENLQQGLGAVAGSIPTRTTLPVLSNILIEAEDGAVRMSGTDLDTAVSVRVPAEVAEPGAITAPAKKLQEIARELPGATELSTQGDSILISSGRTRFKLNGLPRDEFPAFPKVDFGGSWRVTGAELQRLITHVSFAASTEETRPILNGVLWQLQDGEMRMVATNGHRLAKMTLPVEAGAEAPAADLIVHPRALQQVQRLFAGDAQVEVARSENHIGFRSETVQVYTRLIEGPYPNYEQVIPKDNDKFMVADKGALNSAIRRMAIVASDQTHRIRMSLGGPSLKFSVESPDLGAANEELEVEYDGDPLEIGFNAQYLLELLRYMPTDEVKMSFKAPERAATMQPLGNEDTPDYLCLVMPLRLLS
- a CDS encoding DUF7309 domain-containing protein, which gives rise to MERDRAAGRTLRLVGGGRVPGEERWNLAARAAEAWDADVVPLQGTFREDPDAAPAILLVGAAGFVLAADVLAQRPVDVAGRARAVSEAVLTAGRTVGVLPPALHVRDEALVEALAPGLEPRGIAVAAAPMPELDEAIFKALRHIEEDGPAAYMSRPDTWRETEATPEEIAAFHAAAAAFHRAAPWLHVDDTVALELTFDDGQTFIAAVMGGAGIDFGLSLYSDPADIEDLYESFDGEDPMETVRRMRGFTVTVSFDRRSHLSRAMQREVARAGWEIDGPGGYPEIYGMRLPGFRVTAGHVRMMTGALAAVTREVCGDAAVEGIREILEMADVSIATVDELDDDDPGLPWPALEVAHPIGPVGPNADPGAALRNIWASGLDAYEELRAHELARVGRFEAWLAARGLSKAAQRRHLRNARVWSEYLAGMEVSAGAATEFDLRTYLYDWFPRKETLPKDVERALDDSLRTFFGWLEAEEGIGYPWAAGVLAERADVALERGAAPEGGFWDDEVMDWRGMLWADFDRRAFLHDSELPGTRDGWPTLMNNEVARLRNEVQRRWLVWYDEAVRGGVTEPEELRDTLALRQRGWENTPHPQLGGHTPRQVVTEYERQPVEPGFADLFGKER
- a CDS encoding AcvB/VirJ family lysyl-phosphatidylglycerol hydrolase, producing MRLTRLLNATRKLLRRASDERPRALRHLPLVEERAPEPGRTIAFVFTGDGNWAMLIRGLARELAKHGISSVGLKARTYLLLRKRPDRVARDVEAVLRHYLRAWNADSVVLVGLSRGADLLPFVARRIPPELRDRVRLMALFSPARMASFRFHWGDLAGYHERQTDVPVIPELQALRGIPVLVVNGTEDPAALAPDLPPGLAEIVLLDAGHNLARDHLTAAELILERLRDGEEGFAQAAGA
- a CDS encoding serine hydrolase domain-containing protein codes for the protein MNGHRRQADAKSLLIATTVATLVYGAAIAGSTRAAASVDAAAVTRSLAATATAPRSDVAAAHQAKKTRKLELAPLSQAEAAVLAQVNAGAFPGAALAVGREDQPVLERGIGRIGWSSSAARVDPDRTVYDLASLTKVVATTPAVMLLVEDGKMDLDAPVIRYLPEFGGGARDRVTIRQLLTHSSGLPAGVELDAGTPEGNWKQLLRTPLVHAPGEAVVYSDVGMNVLFAAAQRAAGEPLYGLLDRRVYGPLKMRRTTYLPGEGCQTCAPTLRDENDAPVQGLVHDPIARRLGGVAGNAGLFSTAHDLGRFAAMMANGGELDGVRIFREETVRMFAGRQVETRALGWDTPGPNGSGGFGARASKDSFGHTGFTGTSIWIDPERHTWTVLLSNRVYQPRAPNTIMALRRKVNDRVAIAADDFDIHVPAAD